Part of the Paenibacillus guangzhouensis genome is shown below.
ACCGATATTGCGGCGTACGTAAGGGATCTTACGTTGCTTCAGCTTACCTACATTGAACCCATTCACTGAGATTTGACCCTTTGTTGGAACTTCTTCTCTATAAATTAGCTTCATAAAAGTTGATTTACCTGCACCCGATGGTCCTACGATATAGACAAATTCATTACGGTCAATACGAACTGAAACTCCCCGAAGGGCATGTGTTCCGTCCGCATACGTCTTCCATATATCCTGCATTTCAATCACAATATCACTCCCGGAACATAGTCAGCCCCTAATATATTCGACACATTACCCAAAATTCCTTTATTCCCATGTGATTTCCAACAAGTTTCGAGCGATTCATAAATCATTCTGAATGAACATCATCTTGAAAAATAAACGCGCATATACATGAAACAAGGGTTGTTTTTTTACGATAAATTCAGAGGAGCGTTCAGGAAATGAAACGGATTCATATCGGGTTTATAGTCGTAGCATTTATTGCATTGGTTGGCGTTGGGACATGGGGATGGCTGCATAGCTATGCCTCGCAATCCACCTTGCCGAAGGGCGTCACTCTCGCCAATTGGGACATCGGTAACATGAAGATGACGGAAGTCGTGGCAGCGTACCATCAGCAAATTGAGCGGCTCAATGCCAAAAAAATATTACTTCACATCAATGCCCCAAAACCTGTCGAAAAGGTGGTCACCATGAAGCAGCTGGGTGTGACGTTCGAAGAATCGGGATTGATACAAGAAATGAAGAAACTAACGGAGGGAAATCTGTGGGACCGCGTGAAATACCGCTACACCATGCCTAAACAATGGAATCTCGTCGTCAAGTGGGATGACACCGCCTTGCTGAAGCAATTCGATGCCGCTTGGGAGAAAAAATATATGGGGGAGTCCGTGAATGCGGTCAGGATTATTAGTCCTCAAGATGAAATCAGCTATATGCCAGACCAGTCCGCCTATCGCATTGATTGGGCACGAACCAAACAAGATATCGAGAAATGGATTCCGCGCGAATTCCTCGGTGAGAAAGATGCGGAGCAGACGGCAAAAGTCGAATTCAGCCTCAAGGAAATGCCTGCCAAAATCACGCTGGATGCCCTTAAAGCAGAAGGTGTCGAACGTAAAATTATGGAGTTCAAAACAAGCTTCGCCACGAGCGCAGAAGGACGCGTATACAATGTGACGGCCGCCGCCAAGACGCTGAACAATACCATCCTCAAGCCGGGCGACGTGTTCGATTACGGCAAGATAATTGCAGCAACCGAGAAGAAATACGGATTCCGTGAAGCGCCGGTCATTTTCCAGGGCAAGCTGATTCCCGGCATCGGGGGCGGAATCTGCCAAGTATCCAGCACCTTGTATAATGCCGTCATCCGTACAGGTCTCCAGATTGTCGAGCGGCGCAACCATTCGCTGCCTGTCAGCTATTTGCCGATTGGGCAGGATGCGACATTCTCTGAAGGCAATATTAACTTCCGATTCAAGAACACAACCGGCAAAACGCTGATTATCCGCGCAGAAGCCGTCAATAAAGAACTGACCGTCAAACTCTTCGGGACGATGGATAAAAATACACGCTACGATATCAGCTCAAGTACGGTGAAAGTGCTTGAGCCGCCGATAAAATATGTCGTCGATACGAACCTGCCGGAGGGCGGTCAGGAAATTCTCTCCGAGGGCAAACAGGGCTATATTGTCGAGACCTACCAGACGCTGACGAAAAACGGGAAGGTCATCGAGAAGAAACGGATCTCCCGTGATACGTATATGCCTCAGCCGATGCTCGTCGCCGTCAATAACGGCGGAGAAGTAGCCAACCCGAAGTCCAATGAGGATACAAAAGAGATTCTGGAGGATGGCATCTCATAATCATCCAATGAGATTTGACTAGTTCTTCACCCTGTGAATCGGGTATAATGAATACCGTGTTTTCGGGCGCCTCTGCCGCATAAGCGGCTCGGTGCCGAACGGACCGGTTAGAAACGACAGCATCGTCCAGCATTGCAGGGACGAGGGTATGAAGGCAGGGTGTGCAACATGCAAGAAATCATCATAAAAGATCGTCCTTTCGGCGTGCGCGCGGAAGCGAATATACCACGCGCGCCGTGGACGGATGGAAGAACAAGCGCGGAAGCTGTCCCGGATACGGCGGCTGACGCGTTTTATTTTCGCGCGCTGGAAGAGCGGGGAATCCGGCTCAATGAATCGCAGATTCAAGCCGTTCGCCACGGGGACGGACCACTGCTAACCCTTGCGGGCGCCGGCTCTGGCAAGACCTCCGTACTCGTCAGCCGGACAGGGTATCTCATTGCCGTACGCAAGGTGGCGCCGCGCAATATTTTGCTCGTCACCTTCACGAGCAAAGCCGCGGCAGAGATGAAGTCGCGGATCGCTCGGCTTCCGCGGCTGACGCCGCGTGCCGCAAGCGAGGTGCAGGCGAGGACCTTTCATGCCTTTTTCTTGATGATCTTGAAGCATCACGGTTATACGCAGCGCTTATTAAGCGAGACAAGGTACCAGCAGATTGTCATGAAACGAATCCTGCGCGAGCTGGGACTACACCAGTCCTATGAGCCGGAGACCGTCCTTGCCCTCCTCTCTTCCTATAAGATGAAATGCGTGGCGCTCGATGAGTTGCCAGAGCAAACGCTTGAGGAACGAGACCTGAAGGCGGCAATGCTAAGCTATGAGGCATGGAAGAAAGAGACGCATCAAATGGATTTCGACGACGTGCTCGTCTTCGCCCACCAGTTGTTACTGTCGAATGCTTCGCTGCTCGCATCGCTGCAGCGCCGATTCC
Proteins encoded:
- a CDS encoding VanW family protein, coding for MKRIHIGFIVVAFIALVGVGTWGWLHSYASQSTLPKGVTLANWDIGNMKMTEVVAAYHQQIERLNAKKILLHINAPKPVEKVVTMKQLGVTFEESGLIQEMKKLTEGNLWDRVKYRYTMPKQWNLVVKWDDTALLKQFDAAWEKKYMGESVNAVRIISPQDEISYMPDQSAYRIDWARTKQDIEKWIPREFLGEKDAEQTAKVEFSLKEMPAKITLDALKAEGVERKIMEFKTSFATSAEGRVYNVTAAAKTLNNTILKPGDVFDYGKIIAATEKKYGFREAPVIFQGKLIPGIGGGICQVSSTLYNAVIRTGLQIVERRNHSLPVSYLPIGQDATFSEGNINFRFKNTTGKTLIIRAEAVNKELTVKLFGTMDKNTRYDISSSTVKVLEPPIKYVVDTNLPEGGQEILSEGKQGYIVETYQTLTKNGKVIEKKRISRDTYMPQPMLVAVNNGGEVANPKSNEDTKEILEDGIS